A portion of the Musa acuminata AAA Group cultivar baxijiao chromosome BXJ1-1, Cavendish_Baxijiao_AAA, whole genome shotgun sequence genome contains these proteins:
- the LOC103999237 gene encoding sulfate transporter 3.1, protein MGNADCVLPGTEFGHRVPVPPSRPFLDTFRANLKETFFPDDPLRQFRNESGPRRVILGLKYFLPILDWAPSYSLSLFKSDLIAGATIASLAIPQGISYAKLANLPPIIGLYSSFVPPLVYAMMGSSRDLAVGTVAVASLLIGSMLADEVSPTQEPALYLHLAFTATFFAGLFQAALGLLRLGFIVDFLSHATIVGFMAGAATVVCLQQLKGMLGLEHFTTATDLVSVLKSVFTQVHQWRWESAVLGCCFLFFLLLTRFFSKRRPRFFWVSAAAPLTSVILGTLLVFLTHAENHGVQVIGYLKKGLNPPSATSLIFTAPYLTVALKTGVVTGIVALAEGIAVGRSFAMFKNYHIDGNKEMIAFGTMNIVGSLTSCYLTTGPFSRSAVNYNAGCKTAMSNVVMAAAVMITLLFLTPLFHYTPLVVLSAIIMAAMLGLVDYEAAIHLWHVDKVDFCVCLAAFLGVVFGSVEIGLVIAVSISILRVLLFVSRPRTTVLGKVPNSSAYRRVDQYPVAQTVPGVLILRIDAPIYFTNASYLRERISRWIEEENDSSKGETSLQYLILDMGAVGSIDTSGISMLDEVKKIIDRRSIKLVLANPGSEVMKKMNSSKILEAIGHEWVFLTVADAVAACNFMLHTCKPGATANDNGACEAVV, encoded by the exons ATGGGGAATGCGGACTGTGTGCTTCCCGGGACGGAGTTCGGCCACCGCGTGCCGGTGCCGCCGTCACGGCCATTCCTCGACACCTTCAGGGCCAACCTGAAGGAGACCTTCTTCCCCGACGACCCCCTCCGGCAGTTCAGGAACGAAAGCGGCCCGCGACGAGTGATCCTGGGGTTGAAATACTTCCTGCCCATCCTCGACTGGGCCCCCAGCTACAGCCTCAGCCTCTTCAAGTCCGATCTCATCGCAGGGGCCACCATTGCCAGCCTCGCCATCCCGCAGGGCATCAGCTACGCCAAACTCGCCAATCTACCGCCGATTATTGGGCTAT ATTCAAGCTTCGTGCCGCCGTTGGTGTACGCCATGATGGGGAGCTCGCGGGATCTCGCGGTGGGGACGGTGGCCGTGGCGTCGCTTTTGATCGGGTCGATGTTGGCGGACGAAGTCTCGCCGACGCAGGAGCCAGCATTGTATCTGCACTTGGCCTTCACAGCGACCTTCTTCGCTGGGCTCTTTCAAGCGGCCTTGGGGCTGTTGAG GCTTGGCTTCATAGTGGACTTCTTGTCACATGCAACCATAGTGGGATTCATGGCAGGAGCTGCCACAGTGGTGTGCCTGCAGCAGCTAAAAGGGATGCTGGGCCTGGAACACTTCACCACTGCCACTGACCTGGTCTCTGTCCTCAAGTCAGTTTTCACACAAGTTCACCAG TGGAGATGGGAAAGTGCTGTTCTCGGAtgttgcttcctcttcttccttctcctgacTCGCTTCTTT AGTAAAAGGCGGCCCAGGTTCTTCTGGGTCTCTGCAGCTGCCCCTTTGACTTCTGTGATACTGGGAACCCTGCTGGTATTCCTCACTCATGCAGAAAACCATGGAGTCCAAGTG ATCGGATACCTGAAGAAGGGCCTAAATCCGCCGTCGGCGACTAGCTTAATCTTCACGGCGCCGTATCTCACCGTGGCGCTGAAGACCGGCGTCGTCACCGGCATCGTCGCCCTCGCC GAAGGCATTGCGGTAGGGAGGAGCTTCGCCATGTTCAAGAACTACCACATCGATGGCAACAAGGAGATGATAGCTTTCGGAACGATGAACATTGTTGGATCCTTGACATCATGCTATCTCACAACTG GGCCGTTCTCGAGGTCGGCGGTGAACTACAACGCCGGGTGCAAGACGGCGATGTCGAACGTGGTGATGGCGGCGGCGGTGATGATCACCCTGCTGTTCCTGACGCCGCTGTTCCACTACACCCCCCTGGTCGTCCTCTCTGCCATCATCATGGCCGCCATGCTCGGCCTGGTCGACTACGAGGCGGCGATCCATCTGTGGCACGTCGACAAGGTCGACTTCTGCGTCTGCCTCGCGGCTTTCCTCGGCGTCGTCTTCGGCAGCGTCGAGATCGGACTCGTCATCGCA GTGTCCATCTCCATACTGAGAGTCCTACTGTTCGTCTCAAGGCCGAGGACGACCGTGCTCGGCAAGGTTCCAAACTCCTCGGCCTACCGGCGGGTTGACCAGTATCCGGTGGCACAGACTGTTCCCGGCGTCCTCATCCTCCGCATCGACGCTCCCATCTACTTCACCAACGCCAGCTACTTGAGAGAGAG GATATCGAGGTGGATCGAAGAGGAGAATGACAGCTCCAAGGGAGAGACCAGCTTACAGTATCTGATACTGGACATGGGTG CTGTTGGCAGCATAGACACCAGCGGAATCAGCATGCTGGACGAGGTCAAGAAGATCATCGACAGGAGAAGCATCAAG CTTGTGTTGGCGAACCCCGGGAGTGAGGTGATGAAGAAGATGAACTCGTCGAAGATCCTTGAAGCCATAGGCCATGAGTGGGTGTTCCTCACCGTAGCCGACGCCGTTGCTGCATGCAACTTCATGCTGCATACGTGCAAGCCAGGGGCCACAGCCAATGACAATGGAGCCTGCGAAGCCGTGGTTTAA